GCGCCATATTGCTTGATGGAAGTTTGACGGACTTGTTACGGATACCCTAAGGCCCTTGGTTTCGGGGCATTTTGGCGTTTCCGTGACCGACGTTCAGCTTAGGAGCTGCCGTCACCATCTTCAATCGGTGGGAGCTAGCGCCTGCCTGAGGCCTTGAAGCTGCTGCTCGTCAGAAGCCAACCATCCTTCGCCCAGCAGCCTTTGCCTCCGCATGGCCAGATCGAGCGCCAGCGTAGGATTATCGTGGTAGTCGTGGTAGCGAACCAGGAAAGCCAGGGCGTCCGCGCTTGACTGCGCCTCCTCCGATAACTCCTCTGCCAGCGCCTTCAGGCGCGCGTCGCTGGGGTCGAAGCTCAGCAGCCACTGCCCGAATAGTCCGCCGATATCGAAGGCTGTGATCGGAGATTCCTGGCCGCTGGCCTCCTGATAGGCGGCCGCGATCTGTGCCACCGCAGTAGCCGTATCGCCACGCTCTAGCGCGAGGCGCGCCTGCACCGCCTGTAAATCGACAGCCAGCTGCGAGATTTCGGAATCGGCGATGACCGACTCAGCCTCCGCGATCACCGTGGCCGCCTCATCGGCTCTTTGATCGTCCAGCAGAGTCTGCGCCAGTGCGATCTGGCTTGTTGCCTGGCTCAGGGGTTCCTGGATGCTGCCAGCCAGTTCCGCCGCGGCGGCAAACAGTTCGATCGCCCGACCAAAATTATGCATGGCTCGTTCCACCCGGCCGCCCTGTAGCAGCGCATCCGCCTCGCTGCTGGGATTGCCCAGCTCCGCGGCGATCGATCGGGCCTGCGCCGCCATTTCCCGGGCTTGGCTAAGGCGCCCGAGTCGGCGCATGGCCGCCGCCAGGTCGGAACTGGCCTGCGCCTCCAGCACCGGATTGTCGTACTCCTGCGCCGCTGCAAGCACGCGTTCCTGAAACGTCAGCGCCTCCGCCCAGTAGCCTCGGACCATTTTGATGTCCGCCAGTACGCTCATGGTCAGGGCGACCTGCAGGGGTAGCTCCAGCTGCCGCCGCAGCTCAAGCGACTCTTCCAGCACCGCTTCTGCCTCACCGTAGCGGGACTGATCGGTGTAAAGATTGCCGAGATTCTTGAGCGCCGTCGCTTCGTTAAAGCGATCGCCGGACTGCTGGTAATACTCCAGCGCTTCGAGGAAGCGAACTTCCGCGTCCTGGTACTGGCCCGAGGTGGCGGCCAGGATGCCCAGATTGGCCGTCACGCTGGCGATGTAGTCCGCGTTGTTTTCGGCTCGATAGTTTTCCAGAGACTGGTTGTACCAAACCCGCGCTGTGTCTTTGTCGCCACGGCGCCATGCCAGAATGCCCGAGACCGATTGCACGGCCGCCAGCATGCTCACGTTCCCGCTGGCCTCCGCGGCCGCCAGCAGCTCCTTGTTGAGCTGGTCCGTATAGTCATAGTCACCGAGGAATCGGACCACCAGGCTCAGGTGGTATTTGGCCTCGAGCAGATCCGGCGCCGCCGCCAGCACCGTGTCAAAGTATCGGGCGGCGTCTTCGTGACGGCCCCGCAAGCGCGCGTCCAGGCCACGCGCGAAGGCTTCGTTAACAAAGACATCGTCCGTCACCAGGCTGCTTTGCGCTCGCTGGGCACCCTGCCAGCGAGACAGCCGTTCACTCAGGCTCTGTGCTGCCGCAACGGCCAGAAGCGCAACATCTTCTCCGTAGAGTGACACCGGGGGCAGGTCGCCGCGGGCTTCCACGGGCTGAATGTCCAGGCGCAGTCCGTCACCATCTTTGGAGAGCCTGGGAACCAAAACACTGTCCGCACCGGTACTCAGCCGCAGAAGCCGCGCCTGTTCTTCCGGGTCGGTAGCGTCTGGATAGCGTCGGAGTGTGGCCAGCACAGTTCCCGGACGAACCCTGGTGACACCGGCGTCCGCCAGCGATTCGTCCATCAGCGACGGTATGCCCAGCCGAGCCCACTCAAGGTCGACGTCACCCGTGTCGTTGCGCACCGGCAAGACGGCAATTCGTATGGGCTCCGCGCTGCGGCTCGACGGTCGATTGATCCAAACCGCCAGGGACGCCACGACCAGCGCGGTCAGGGCGATGGCCCACAGCCAGCCGCTTCGCCCAGCCGGTTTTTCGGGCGTGATGGTCGATTGATCCGCGCCGTTTTCCAAACGCTCTACCGGCTGAACAAACCGGTAGCCGACCCCGTAAGCCGTAGCGATAAACGATTCGGGCCCCTCTCCGCCAAGGGCTCGGCGGGCGCGGCTGACGGCCTGGGCCACGGTCGATTCCGAGACCGGTCGTCCGGCCCAGACCTTATCCAGCAGCTCCGCTTTTTCGACGACCCGGCCTTCGCTCGCCATGAGATAGGCCAGCAGATCAAAGGCGCGCCTCTCGATGGAGATCGAATTGCCGTCGATCGTCATTTCGCGGCGGGCGGTGTCGACAATGACGGTGCCGCACTTAAACAGGGGCAAGGGAGGCGGCTGCCCGTGATCCGAAATGTCCGAATCCGTTACTTCCATGGTTTAGGGAGTGTAACGCAGCAACCAGCCTTAACAGGCCCTTGTTTCCGATCCCGTCATGACATCGTCAGGATCCGATCAGTACTTCCCGCCAAGGATTTTGCATGGTGCGATGCTATGAAAGGGATGCTGATTGTAGTGGCGACAATTACGCTGATGCAGGGCGACCTGGCGAATCGGCCCGCGGCAGACGTCCCTGCGGTGAGCGCACGATTGCTCGGCCAGTTCTCTGGAATGGAGCGGGACGGCCGGCGTCAAGTGGACCTGCGGATACGGTTTTTTTCGACCGCCAGCGGCGGTCTGCCGGTCGCTGAGAGAGCGTTTTCCGATGTGCCGCTCGCGGGCGGCCAATTTTCTGTTGCTCTGGATCCACGCGGGTTGGCGGGTTCAGCGAGGTACGTGGAAGTGGGGCTGCGCCCGGCCGGGCGACGCTATGCCGAGTATCAGCCCGCGGGTCAGCGCCGAGTGCTTGAGCTTGAACAGGGCGGTGTGGATGCGGTCTGGCGTCTCAGGCTGGCCGGCGACGACCCGGACAGCTAGCGTGCCGTGCGGAATCGCGTTTCACCCAGGCGAAACCGCAAGATTGGCATACGTGCGGTACGACCGATGCTGCCGGATAGGTCGAATGTCACTTGCGGTTGACAAGGCCGCTCCATATTTTAGCGGCCTGCTAAACGAGAGCCTGCCCCATGAATCGATCCATTCTGGCCCTGAGCGCCCTGTCTTTCATCCTCCTTGGCTGCAACAGCGCTGATGATGCTGCGCCGGAGAGTTCGCCGAATCCCTCGGCTGAGGCTTCGGCCGCCACCGACGCTGTAGCCGTCACGCCGGCAGCCGTCGCCGAACTCATCGACCGGGAGAAGATCTTCGGCAATCCCGAGCAGGCGCAGGGTCGGATCAGTCCCGACGGCAAATACGTCAGCTGGCTCGCCCCGGTAAACAATGTGCTGAACGTGTGGGTCGCGCCCGCGGACGATTTGGCGGCGGCTCGAGCGATTACCCAGGACACCTCTCGTGGCATCAACAATCACTTTTGGTCCCCGGACGCTAGGTTTGTCTACTACCAGCAGGACAAAGGCGGCAACGAAAACTTCCACGTATACGCCGCTAACGTTGAGACCGGTGAGGTTCGTGACCTGTCGCCCTTTGAGGAATCCGTGCGTGCGGGCATTCAGGCCGTGTCAAAGGAGCGTCCTGGTGAAGTGCTGATCGCCGCCAACGCTCGTAACCCGCAGCTGTTCGACCTCTATCTGGTAGATGTTGCCACCGGTGAGCGGGAGCTCGTGGCGGAAAATCCCGGCTACGGCGGCTGGCTTGTGGACAACACGCTGACCCCGCGCTTCGGGATGAAGCAAACCGCAACCGGCGGCGCTGATTACGTGGATATGGAAGGAAACACGCTGTTTTCTGTGCCGGTGGAGGACGTGCTCACGACCAACGCCTTTGGTTTTGATGCCACGAATAACTACATTTTCGCCGTCGACAGCCGGGGCCGGGACAAGGCCGCGCTGGTGAAGATGGCTGTTGCTGACGGCAGCACCGAGGTGCTGGCTCAGAGTGACACCGCGGACATCAGCGACGTTCTGCTGGATCCCAATACCTTTGAGCCGCTGGCTTACGCGGTGGACTATCTGCGCAACGAGTGGACGCCCCTGACGGAAGAAACAGGCAAAGATCTCGCTTTTCTGGACGACCAGCTCGTCGGAGACTTTGACATTACGTCCGCCACTGACGACCTCAGCCGCGTTGTTGTCTACGCGGAGTCGGCCCAGGCGCCGGGCGTCTACCTGATGTACGACCGCAAGGCGCAAACCCTGACCGAACTTTTTTCGACCCGGCCGGATCTGACCGGAGCGCCGCTCCAGCCCATGCATCCGGTTGAGATTCCGTCTCGCGATGGCCTGACCCTGGTGTCTTACCTCACGCTGCCGCCGGGATCTGACGAGGACGGCGACGGTCGGCCCGACTCGCCACAAGCTATGGTGCTAGACGTTCACGGTGGCCCCTGGGCACGCGATAACTACGGTTACAACGCCTGGCATCAGTGGCTTTCCAACCGGGGTTACGCCGTGCTGTCGGTCAACTATCGAGGTTCAACCGGCTTCGGCAAAGACTTTGTGAACGCGGCCGTGGGTGAGTTTGCCGGCAAGATGCATGATGACTTGATCGACGGCGTGAACTGGGCCGTCAGCGAGGGCATCGCAAAAGAAGATCAGGTGGCGATCGCCGGCGGTTCCTACGGTGGTTACGCGACGCTGATCGGCGTTTCATTTACGCCCGACACTTTCGCGTGTGGGGTGGATCTCGTGGGTCCGTCGAGCCTGGTGACGCTGATCGAAAGTTTCCCGGACTATTGGAAGCCGTTTTTGGAAGGCAGCTGGTTCAAGTATGTCGGAGACCCGTCGGACGCCGACGAGCGTGCTGACATGTACAACCGATCTGCCATCAGCCGCGTCGACGACATTTCGGTGCCGCTGCTGATCGGACAGGGTCAAAACGACCCCCGGGTTACCAAGAATGAGAGCGATCAGCTGGTGGCGGCGATGGATGAAAGAGAGCTGCCGGTCACCTACGTCAATTTCCCGGATGAGGGCCACGGCTTTGTCCGGCCGGAAAATCGCCTGGCCTTTTATTCGGTGATGGAGGGTTTTCTGTCGCGCTGTCTGGGTGGGCGAGCTGAACCGATTGGTGATGCTTTCGCTGGCTCCAGCGTCGAGATCCTGCATGGCGAGCAGTACGTTGAGGGCCTCGCTGCCGCCGTCGAAAAAATGAAGCCTGCTGCCGAGGCGGCGGCCGAGGGCTAACATCCCGAAAACCTGGGCTGTCGGGTGGACTCGACAGCCCAGGACTCGACTAACCGCATTCAACGGCTGACACCGATCGACTCGACGGACGTCAGCCATTACCCGGTGGCCTGCCCGGCGACCGGCAAAAGCCGGTACCATGGGCGGCCCGCATCAGCGTGGAACGACCATGTCAGCAACCCTACGATCTGCCTTCTTGATTCTCAGTGCCGCGGCC
The Pseudomonadota bacterium DNA segment above includes these coding regions:
- a CDS encoding tetratricopeptide repeat protein; the encoded protein is MPLFKCGTVIVDTARREMTIDGNSISIERRAFDLLAYLMASEGRVVEKAELLDKVWAGRPVSESTVAQAVSRARRALGGEGPESFIATAYGVGYRFVQPVERLENGADQSTITPEKPAGRSGWLWAIALTALVVASLAVWINRPSSRSAEPIRIAVLPVRNDTGDVDLEWARLGIPSLMDESLADAGVTRVRPGTVLATLRRYPDATDPEEQARLLRLSTGADSVLVPRLSKDGDGLRLDIQPVEARGDLPPVSLYGEDVALLAVAAAQSLSERLSRWQGAQRAQSSLVTDDVFVNEAFARGLDARLRGRHEDAARYFDTVLAAAPDLLEAKYHLSLVVRFLGDYDYTDQLNKELLAAAEASGNVSMLAAVQSVSGILAWRRGDKDTARVWYNQSLENYRAENNADYIASVTANLGILAATSGQYQDAEVRFLEALEYYQQSGDRFNEATALKNLGNLYTDQSRYGEAEAVLEESLELRRQLELPLQVALTMSVLADIKMVRGYWAEALTFQERVLAAAQEYDNPVLEAQASSDLAAAMRRLGRLSQAREMAAQARSIAAELGNPSSEADALLQGGRVERAMHNFGRAIELFAAAAELAGSIQEPLSQATSQIALAQTLLDDQRADEAATVIAEAESVIADSEISQLAVDLQAVQARLALERGDTATAVAQIAAAYQEASGQESPITAFDIGGLFGQWLLSFDPSDARLKALAEELSEEAQSSADALAFLVRYHDYHDNPTLALDLAMRRQRLLGEGWLASDEQQLQGLRQALAPTD
- a CDS encoding S9 family peptidase, encoding MNRSILALSALSFILLGCNSADDAAPESSPNPSAEASAATDAVAVTPAAVAELIDREKIFGNPEQAQGRISPDGKYVSWLAPVNNVLNVWVAPADDLAAARAITQDTSRGINNHFWSPDARFVYYQQDKGGNENFHVYAANVETGEVRDLSPFEESVRAGIQAVSKERPGEVLIAANARNPQLFDLYLVDVATGERELVAENPGYGGWLVDNTLTPRFGMKQTATGGADYVDMEGNTLFSVPVEDVLTTNAFGFDATNNYIFAVDSRGRDKAALVKMAVADGSTEVLAQSDTADISDVLLDPNTFEPLAYAVDYLRNEWTPLTEETGKDLAFLDDQLVGDFDITSATDDLSRVVVYAESAQAPGVYLMYDRKAQTLTELFSTRPDLTGAPLQPMHPVEIPSRDGLTLVSYLTLPPGSDEDGDGRPDSPQAMVLDVHGGPWARDNYGYNAWHQWLSNRGYAVLSVNYRGSTGFGKDFVNAAVGEFAGKMHDDLIDGVNWAVSEGIAKEDQVAIAGGSYGGYATLIGVSFTPDTFACGVDLVGPSSLVTLIESFPDYWKPFLEGSWFKYVGDPSDADERADMYNRSAISRVDDISVPLLIGQGQNDPRVTKNESDQLVAAMDERELPVTYVNFPDEGHGFVRPENRLAFYSVMEGFLSRCLGGRAEPIGDAFAGSSVEILHGEQYVEGLAAAVEKMKPAAEAAAEG